One Brachyspira suanatina DNA segment encodes these proteins:
- a CDS encoding FAD binding domain-containing protein, which translates to MAVTLKAKNINEALDFRASNDSVIFAGGTDLMVEHLRGSNLIAKFDKPILFINDIEELKGIKEDENNIIIGALTTFDEIIKSDLTPQVLKDSASGIAGPPIRNIATIGGNICNASPSADSLPSLYAMDAVLVLKSKNSQREVKIKNFITGVSKTILKNDEILTHIIIPKKDYKYSFYRKIGTRKANALSKLAICALVCKENDKYRFKISFCTLGITITRDEGIEEKFITSDINEWKNNIKSIQEAYSSIMNPRNSARSTALYRKKCALNLIEYFLDNINL; encoded by the coding sequence ATGGCAGTAACTTTAAAAGCTAAAAATATTAATGAAGCATTAGATTTTAGAGCCTCAAATGATTCTGTGATTTTTGCAGGCGGTACAGATTTAATGGTAGAGCATCTTAGAGGAAGCAATTTAATAGCTAAATTTGATAAGCCTATATTATTTATAAATGATATAGAAGAATTAAAAGGCATAAAAGAAGATGAAAATAATATCATTATAGGGGCATTAACTACATTTGATGAAATTATTAAATCAGATTTAACTCCTCAGGTATTGAAAGACAGTGCCTCAGGAATAGCAGGACCTCCTATTAGAAATATTGCCACTATAGGCGGAAATATTTGCAATGCCTCTCCTTCTGCGGATAGTCTTCCTTCTTTATATGCTATGGATGCTGTTCTAGTATTAAAAAGTAAAAATTCACAAAGAGAAGTAAAAATAAAAAACTTTATCACAGGAGTAAGTAAAACAATATTAAAAAATGACGAAATACTTACCCATATTATAATACCGAAAAAAGATTATAAATATTCTTTTTATAGAAAAATAGGAACTAGAAAAGCTAATGCATTATCAAAACTTGCAATATGTGCATTAGTTTGCAAAGAAAATGACAAGTACAGATTCAAAATAAGTTTTTGTACATTAGGTATTACAATTACAAGAGATGAAGGTATAGAGGAAAAATTTATTACTTCAGATATCAATGAATGGAAGAATAATATTAAATCTATACAGGAAGCATATTCTTCAATTATGAATCCTAGAAACAGTGCTAGGTCAACAGCCTTATATAGGAAGAAATGCGCTTTAAATTTAATTGAATATTTTTTAGATAATATAAATCTATAA
- a CDS encoding (2Fe-2S)-binding protein, with amino-acid sequence MPIKFKVNGNEINTELDPLTRLIDFIRDELKLTGTKEGCGEGECGACAVLMEGKVVNSCLIPIILCEGKEIITIEGYSETERGKIVTKAFIDEGAVQCGFCTPGMIMSSEAILNDTKGKPTEYEVRKGLSGNLCRCTGYDHIVSAVLRASDIAFKEGKNLWQ; translated from the coding sequence ATGCCTATAAAATTTAAAGTAAATGGAAATGAAATTAATACAGAGTTAGATCCTTTAACTAGATTAATAGATTTTATAAGAGATGAATTAAAACTTACAGGTACTAAAGAAGGATGCGGAGAAGGAGAATGCGGAGCTTGTGCCGTACTTATGGAAGGAAAAGTAGTTAATTCTTGTTTAATACCTATAATTTTATGTGAAGGAAAAGAAATTATAACAATAGAAGGATATTCTGAAACTGAAAGAGGTAAAATAGTAACAAAGGCTTTTATAGATGAAGGAGCTGTTCAATGCGGTTTCTGTACTCCGGGAATGATAATGTCATCTGAAGCTATTTTGAATGATACTAAAGGAAAACCTACAGAGTATGAAGTAAGAAAAGGATTATCTGGCAATCTATGCAGATGCACCGGATATGATCATATAGTAAGTGCTGTATTAAGAGCATCTGATATAGCTTTTAAGGAGGGTAAAAATTTATGGCAGTAA
- a CDS encoding xanthine dehydrogenase family protein molybdopterin-binding subunit produces METLIKELKNSVARVDALDKITGKTKYLNDIDFGKEVLHAKIVHSTKARAKILKINIPELPEGYSIIDYRDVPGKNAATMIISDWRPFADDNVRYIGETILLIVGPDKNIVYDIAEKVTIEYEDLEPVLNIEDSKKLLGGPIYGDDNIFISFKAGYGDVDEAFKKAKTIIEETYHTPYQEHLYMEVNGTVGVWENDGVTLYSSTQCPYYVQKAVAPVLGVEDSKVRVISPTIGGGFGGKEHYPDILSAAVAVAVHKLKKTVKLILDRQFDLAYSVKRQPAQITTKIALDENNNIIALDVVSDMDAGAYESSSRVIMQRCTYTAANVYHFPNVRVLGRLYCTNNVPSCAFRGFGGPQAIFAIERTMDNIANKINVDPIELKRKYFVKQNDPTITGGIFHDNIILPKMLDLALKESDYENKVKKYKDDMYRGIGISCFLHGCAFTGSGERDIIKAKLKLKKKGNKVTILTSNTEIGQGLHTTFRKIAAYNLNIPLENIDISVYDTNIIPNTGPTVASRSVMIVGYLIQEACKKLKDRWNESEEIEITEDYKHPSHLVDWDSTNLRGDAYPTYGLGINVVEVEIDKFTLEVKIVGVWAVFDCGYAIDEKIVEGQIKGGVAQALGWGALENIVNKDGRFLQVKMSDYMIPTSLDLPEIKTYIMGEPYQYGPSGAKGIGEITFDGAASAYASAMENALKHHFTKIPILPENIAEVI; encoded by the coding sequence ATGGAAACTCTAATTAAAGAATTGAAAAATTCTGTAGCAAGAGTAGATGCTCTTGATAAAATAACAGGAAAAACTAAGTATTTAAACGATATTGATTTTGGAAAAGAAGTCCTGCATGCCAAAATTGTTCATTCTACAAAAGCCAGGGCTAAGATATTAAAAATCAATATTCCTGAACTTCCTGAAGGTTATTCTATAATAGACTATAGAGATGTTCCGGGTAAAAATGCCGCTACTATGATTATATCTGACTGGCGTCCTTTTGCTGATGATAATGTTAGATATATTGGAGAAACAATACTTCTTATTGTAGGTCCTGACAAAAATATAGTATATGATATAGCTGAAAAAGTTACAATAGAATATGAAGATTTGGAACCTGTATTAAATATAGAAGACTCCAAAAAATTATTAGGCGGTCCTATATATGGAGATGATAATATATTCATTTCATTTAAAGCAGGATACGGCGATGTTGATGAAGCTTTCAAAAAAGCTAAAACAATAATAGAAGAAACATATCATACACCATATCAAGAACATTTATATATGGAAGTTAATGGAACCGTGGGTGTTTGGGAAAATGACGGAGTAACTTTATATTCATCTACACAATGTCCATATTATGTACAAAAAGCTGTTGCTCCTGTTCTTGGTGTTGAAGATTCAAAGGTAAGAGTAATATCACCTACTATAGGCGGAGGATTCGGAGGAAAAGAACATTATCCTGATATACTATCCGCTGCAGTTGCCGTTGCTGTACATAAACTCAAAAAAACAGTTAAGCTTATATTAGACAGACAATTTGATTTAGCTTATAGTGTAAAAAGACAGCCTGCTCAAATCACAACTAAAATTGCTCTTGATGAAAATAATAATATCATTGCTCTTGATGTAGTTTCAGATATGGATGCTGGTGCCTATGAATCAAGCTCAAGAGTTATTATGCAAAGATGCACTTACACTGCTGCTAATGTATATCATTTTCCTAATGTGAGAGTTTTGGGAAGATTATACTGTACTAATAATGTACCTAGCTGTGCATTCAGAGGATTCGGCGGACCTCAGGCTATATTCGCTATAGAAAGAACTATGGATAATATAGCTAATAAAATAAATGTAGATCCTATAGAGCTTAAAAGAAAATATTTCGTAAAACAAAATGATCCTACAATAACAGGCGGAATATTCCATGATAATATAATACTTCCTAAAATGCTTGATTTAGCTTTAAAAGAATCTGATTATGAAAACAAAGTAAAAAAATATAAAGATGATATGTACAGAGGAATAGGAATTTCCTGCTTCTTACATGGCTGTGCTTTCACAGGAAGCGGAGAAAGAGATATAATCAAAGCTAAATTAAAGTTAAAGAAAAAAGGAAATAAAGTAACAATACTGACATCAAATACAGAAATAGGTCAGGGACTTCATACCACATTCAGAAAAATAGCTGCTTATAATTTGAATATACCATTAGAAAATATAGATATATCCGTATATGATACAAATATAATACCAAATACAGGTCCGACTGTTGCTTCACGTTCAGTTATGATAGTAGGATATTTAATACAGGAAGCATGCAAAAAATTAAAAGATAGATGGAATGAATCTGAAGAAATAGAAATAACTGAAGATTATAAACATCCTTCGCATTTAGTTGATTGGGATAGTACTAATTTAAGAGGAGATGCCTACCCTACTTATGGACTTGGAATAAATGTTGTTGAAGTTGAAATTGATAAATTTACATTAGAAGTAAAAATAGTAGGTGTTTGGGCTGTATTTGACTGCGGATATGCTATAGATGAAAAGATAGTTGAAGGTCAGATAAAAGGCGGAGTTGCTCAGGCACTTGGTTGGGGGGCTTTAGAAAACATAGTGAATAAAGACGGAAGATTCTTACAGGTAAAAATGTCTGATTATATGATACCTACTTCTTTAGACTTGCCTGAAATAAAAACATATATTATGGGAGAGCCTTATCAATATGGTCCTTCTGGTGCAAAAGGAATAGGAGAAATTACTTTTGACGGTGCTGCAAGTGCTTATGCATCTGCTATGGAAAATGCTTTGAAACATCATTTTACAAAAATTCCTATTCTGCCTGAAAACATAGCGGAGGTGATATAA
- the arcC gene encoding carbamate kinase, whose amino-acid sequence MENKKRIVIALGGNALGDTLAEQMEAVKITAKNIVDLVESGCEVIVAHGNGPQVGFINNAMNEYTNNHNTGNPIPLSVCVAMSQAYIGYDLQNAIMEEFSNRKIAVPPIATLITQVVVDENDPAFKNPTKPIGQFMTKEEGEAKAKELGWIVKEDAGRGYRRVVASPKPVAIAESTAINAMLNEKALVICCGGGGIPVIRIGNHLKGMAAVIDKDFAASVLAKELNADMLIILTAVEKVAVNFGKPDVKWLDSMTIAEAKKHCDDGQFAPGSMLPKVQACMQFVEATGKEAMITLLEKAKDAINGKTGTRVIK is encoded by the coding sequence ATGGAAAATAAGAAAAGAATTGTTATTGCTTTGGGAGGTAATGCTTTAGGTGATACTCTTGCTGAGCAAATGGAAGCTGTAAAAATCACTGCTAAAAATATAGTAGATTTAGTAGAAAGCGGATGCGAAGTAATTGTAGCTCATGGTAATGGACCTCAAGTTGGATTCATTAACAATGCTATGAATGAATATACTAACAATCATAATACTGGAAATCCTATACCTTTATCAGTATGTGTTGCTATGAGTCAGGCTTATATTGGTTATGACTTACAGAATGCTATTATGGAAGAGTTCTCTAATAGAAAGATTGCTGTTCCGCCAATAGCTACATTAATTACACAAGTAGTAGTTGATGAAAATGACCCTGCTTTCAAAAACCCTACTAAACCTATAGGTCAATTCATGACTAAGGAAGAAGGCGAAGCAAAAGCTAAAGAATTAGGCTGGATAGTAAAAGAAGATGCAGGAAGAGGATACAGAAGAGTTGTTGCTTCTCCTAAACCTGTTGCTATAGCTGAAAGTACTGCAATCAATGCTATGCTTAATGAAAAAGCATTAGTAATTTGCTGCGGCGGCGGCGGAATACCTGTAATAAGAATAGGTAATCACTTGAAAGGTATGGCTGCTGTTATAGATAAAGACTTTGCTGCTTCTGTACTTGCTAAAGAACTTAATGCTGACATGCTTATCATCTTAACTGCTGTAGAAAAAGTTGCTGTTAACTTCGGAAAACCTGATGTTAAATGGCTTGATTCTATGACTATAGCAGAAGCTAAAAAACATTGCGATGATGGTCAGTTTGCTCCTGGTTCTATGCTTCCAAAAGTACAGGCTTGTATGCAGTTTGTTGAAGCTACTGGAAAAGAAGCTATGATAACATTATTAGAAAAAGCTAAAGATGCTATCAATGGAAAAACTGGTACTAGAGTAATAAAATAA
- the ygeW gene encoding knotted carbamoyltransferase YgeW gives MGIQKYISKLDSLEFGKMYQNDFFLTWDKTFDELQAVWTVADALRFLRESNISTKVFDSGLGISLFRDNSTRTRFSFASACNLLGLEVQDLDEGKSQIAHGETVRETANMVSFMADVIGIRDDMYIGKGHEYMKEVSESVKQGYNDGILEQRPTLVNLQCDRDHPTQMMADSLHFIHELGGLENLRGKKVAMTWAYSPSYGKPLSVPQGAAGLFTRLGMDVALAYPKGYELMPEVEAIAKKNAEAAGVKLTITNNMDEAFEDADVVYPKSWAPFAAMQERTDLYGKGDTDGIKALEKRLLEQNANYKDWCCTEEKMKKTKDGKALYLHCLPADINDVSCKDGEVEASVFDRYRVPLYKQASYKPYVIAAMIFLSKFRDPQAVLSKLASDKKQRIFG, from the coding sequence ATGGGTATACAAAAATACATTTCAAAACTCGATAGCCTTGAATTCGGCAAAATGTATCAAAATGATTTCTTTTTAACTTGGGACAAAACTTTTGATGAATTACAAGCAGTTTGGACTGTTGCTGATGCTTTAAGATTCTTAAGAGAAAGCAACATTTCTACTAAAGTATTTGATTCTGGTTTAGGTATCTCTTTATTCAGAGATAATTCTACTAGAACTCGTTTCTCTTTCGCTTCTGCTTGTAACCTTTTAGGTTTAGAAGTACAAGACTTAGATGAAGGTAAAAGCCAAATAGCTCATGGTGAAACAGTTAGAGAAACTGCTAACATGGTATCTTTCATGGCTGATGTTATTGGTATCAGAGATGATATGTACATCGGTAAAGGTCACGAATATATGAAAGAAGTTTCTGAATCTGTAAAACAAGGTTACAATGACGGTATATTAGAGCAAAGACCTACTTTAGTTAACTTACAGTGTGACAGAGACCACCCAACTCAAATGATGGCTGACTCTTTACACTTCATCCATGAATTAGGTGGATTAGAAAACTTAAGAGGTAAAAAAGTTGCTATGACTTGGGCTTATTCCCCTTCTTACGGTAAACCATTATCTGTACCTCAAGGTGCTGCTGGTTTATTCACTAGATTAGGTATGGATGTTGCTTTAGCTTATCCAAAAGGTTATGAACTTATGCCTGAAGTTGAAGCTATTGCTAAGAAAAACGCTGAAGCTGCTGGTGTTAAATTAACTATCACTAACAATATGGATGAAGCATTTGAAGATGCTGATGTTGTTTATCCTAAATCTTGGGCTCCTTTTGCTGCTATGCAGGAAAGAACTGACCTTTATGGTAAAGGCGACACTGACGGTATCAAAGCTCTTGAAAAAAGATTATTAGAACAAAATGCTAATTATAAAGATTGGTGCTGTACTGAAGAAAAAATGAAAAAAACTAAAGACGGAAAAGCTTTATACTTACACTGCTTACCTGCTGATATTAATGATGTTAGCTGTAAAGATGGTGAAGTTGAAGCTTCAGTATTCGACAGATACAGAGTACCTCTTTACAAACAAGCTAGTTACAAACCTTATGTTATAGCTGCTATGATCTTCTTATCTAAGTTCAGAGATCCTCAAGCTGTATTAAGCAAATTAGCTTCTGATAAAAAACAAAGAATATTTGGATAA
- a CDS encoding YgeY family selenium metabolism-linked hydrolase, whose translation MSAISKEQFEQIKAKAEGYKADMTKFLRDLIRIPSESCEEKGVIERIAEEMKKVGFDKVDIDPMGNVLGYMGTGKTLIGIDAHIDTVGIGNKDNWNFDPYEGYENDVEIGGRGTSDQEGGIVSGVYGAKIMKDLGLLNDQYQVVVVGTVQEEDCDGLCWEYICKESKIKPEFVISTEPTDGGIYRGQRGRMEIRVDVKGISCHGSAPERGDNAIYKMADILQDIRSLNENDAKDSTPIKGLVKMLEEKYNPQYKEANFLGRGTVTVSQIFYTSPSRCAVADSCSISLDRRMTAGETWESCLEEIRNLPNVKKYGAEVSMYNYDRPSWTNLVYPIECYFPTWVIPEDHVVTKTLEEAYKGLFGTERLGPTPEIDKERKARPLTDKWTFSTNGVSIMGRNGIPCIGFGPGAEAQAHAPNEKTWKQDLVNCAALYAAVPTIYCANK comes from the coding sequence ATGAGTGCTATTTCAAAAGAACAATTTGAACAAATAAAAGCAAAAGCTGAAGGCTATAAAGCTGATATGACTAAGTTCTTAAGAGATTTAATTAGAATTCCTAGTGAATCTTGTGAAGAAAAAGGCGTAATCGAAAGAATAGCTGAAGAAATGAAAAAAGTAGGATTTGACAAAGTTGATATCGATCCTATGGGTAACGTTTTAGGATATATGGGTACAGGTAAAACTTTAATAGGTATCGATGCTCATATAGATACAGTTGGTATAGGAAACAAAGATAACTGGAATTTTGACCCTTATGAAGGTTATGAAAACGATGTAGAAATAGGAGGAAGAGGAACTTCTGACCAAGAAGGCGGTATAGTTTCTGGTGTTTATGGTGCTAAAATAATGAAAGATTTAGGTCTTTTAAATGACCAATATCAAGTTGTTGTTGTTGGTACTGTACAAGAAGAAGACTGCGATGGTTTATGCTGGGAATACATCTGTAAAGAAAGTAAAATTAAACCTGAATTCGTAATTTCTACTGAACCTACTGACGGCGGTATCTACAGAGGTCAAAGAGGAAGAATGGAAATAAGAGTAGATGTTAAAGGTATTTCTTGTCACGGTTCTGCTCCAGAAAGAGGAGATAACGCTATTTACAAAATGGCTGACATACTTCAAGACATCAGAAGCCTTAACGAAAACGATGCTAAAGATTCTACACCTATCAAAGGTTTAGTAAAAATGTTAGAAGAAAAATACAATCCTCAATACAAAGAAGCTAACTTCTTAGGAAGAGGTACTGTAACAGTTTCTCAAATTTTCTACACATCTCCAAGCAGATGTGCCGTAGCTGACTCTTGTTCTATTTCATTAGACAGAAGAATGACAGCTGGCGAAACTTGGGAAAGCTGCTTAGAAGAAATTAGAAACCTTCCTAACGTTAAAAAATATGGTGCTGAAGTATCTATGTATAACTATGACAGACCTTCTTGGACTAACTTAGTTTATCCAATAGAATGTTACTTCCCTACTTGGGTAATACCTGAAGACCATGTTGTTACTAAAACTTTAGAAGAAGCTTATAAAGGCTTATTCGGTACTGAAAGATTAGGACCTACTCCAGAAATAGATAAAGAAAGAAAAGCTCGTCCGCTTACTGATAAATGGACATTCTCTACTAACGGCGTATCTATTATGGGAAGAAACGGAATACCTTGTATAGGTTTCGGACCTGGTGCTGAAGCTCAGGCACATGCTCCTAATGAAAAAACTTGGAAACAAGATTTAGTAAACTGTGCTGCTTTATACGCTGCTGTACCTACTATCTATTGTGCAAATAAATAA
- the dpaL gene encoding diaminopropionate ammonia-lyase, with translation MSDLKWAENKMPKTEDKNLPIMSIEEVKKAKAFHQSFPQYTETPLADLKEMAKYLGLGTIKVKDESYRFGLNAFKVLGGSYSMARYIAQKMGKDVSEFPYDVLTSKKLKDEFGQATFFSATDGNHGRGVAWAANKLGQKSVIFMPKGSTETRLKNIQAEGATATIEEFNYDECVRKAAAEAAKVKNGVVVQDTAWEGYEEIPAWIMQGYGTMALEADEQFGERPTHVFVQAGVGSLAGAMVGYFSNKYKDNPPVMVVVEADAAACLYKGAEAGDGKIRIVEGDLDTIMAGLACGEPNITSWDILKNHADCFIAAQDIVAARGMRMLSAPLKGDPQVVSGESGAAPFGALATIMLNDEYAELRKKLKLDSNSKVLLFSTEGDTDPERWKNIIWEAKER, from the coding sequence ATGAGTGATCTTAAATGGGCTGAAAATAAAATGCCTAAAACAGAAGATAAAAATCTACCAATTATGTCTATTGAGGAAGTAAAAAAGGCAAAAGCTTTTCACCAAAGTTTCCCTCAATATACAGAAACACCATTAGCAGATTTAAAAGAAATGGCTAAATATTTGGGTTTAGGAACTATAAAAGTAAAAGATGAGTCATACAGATTCGGTCTTAATGCTTTTAAAGTATTAGGCGGTTCTTACTCTATGGCTAGATATATAGCTCAGAAAATGGGTAAAGATGTAAGCGAATTCCCTTATGATGTATTAACTTCAAAAAAATTAAAAGACGAATTCGGTCAGGCTACATTCTTCTCAGCTACAGACGGTAACCATGGTAGAGGTGTTGCTTGGGCTGCTAACAAATTAGGACAAAAATCTGTAATTTTTATGCCTAAAGGTTCAACAGAAACTAGATTAAAAAACATTCAGGCTGAAGGTGCTACAGCTACAATAGAAGAATTCAACTATGATGAATGCGTTAGAAAAGCTGCTGCTGAAGCTGCTAAAGTTAAAAACGGTGTAGTTGTTCAGGACACTGCCTGGGAAGGATATGAAGAAATACCTGCTTGGATTATGCAAGGTTACGGTACTATGGCTTTAGAGGCTGATGAACAATTTGGTGAAAGACCTACACATGTATTCGTACAGGCTGGTGTTGGTTCTTTAGCTGGTGCTATGGTTGGATATTTCTCTAACAAATATAAAGATAATCCTCCTGTAATGGTAGTAGTAGAAGCTGATGCTGCTGCTTGTTTATACAAAGGAGCTGAAGCTGGAGACGGAAAAATAAGAATAGTTGAAGGTGATTTAGACACTATTATGGCTGGTCTTGCTTGCGGTGAGCCTAATATCACTTCTTGGGATATACTTAAAAATCATGCTGATTGTTTCATAGCTGCTCAGGACATAGTTGCTGCTAGAGGTATGAGAATGTTATCTGCTCCATTAAAAGGAGATCCTCAAGTAGTATCTGGTGAATCTGGTGCTGCTCCATTTGGTGCTTTAGCTACTATAATGCTTAATGATGAATATGCTGAATTAAGAAAAAAATTAAAACTTGATTCTAATTCTAAAGTATTATTATTCAGCACAGAAGGTGATACTGATCCTGAAAGATGGAAAAATATCATTTGGGAAGCTAAAGAAAGATAA
- a CDS encoding helix-turn-helix transcriptional regulator — MSSNIILETLISVAHGIAKQFGNNCEVCLHELKEDDLEHTIIFIINGGITGRQAGEGASNIVINTIEKLKKGEPIVDHLSYLTKASNGKILKSSTVFIKDMNGKYKYILSINFDITNFLPFKSDLDTLLQTENKSKLEEIPNSAQELMEKLIIRSEELVGKPASIMNKDEKIKAIKFLNDSGVFLITKSGDKVSNHFGISKFTLYNYIDSKKEDINE; from the coding sequence ATGAGTTCTAATATAATACTTGAAACATTAATAAGCGTTGCTCATGGTATAGCAAAACAGTTTGGAAATAATTGTGAAGTTTGTTTACATGAACTAAAAGAAGATGACTTAGAACATACAATTATTTTTATTATTAATGGAGGTATAACAGGAAGACAAGCAGGAGAAGGTGCCTCTAATATCGTTATAAACACTATAGAAAAGCTAAAAAAAGGAGAACCAATAGTTGACCATTTATCATATCTTACAAAAGCATCAAATGGAAAAATATTGAAATCTTCAACAGTTTTCATAAAGGATATGAATGGTAAATACAAATATATACTATCCATAAACTTTGATATAACTAATTTCTTACCATTTAAAAGCGATTTAGATACATTATTACAAACTGAAAATAAATCTAAATTAGAAGAAATACCTAATAGTGCTCAGGAACTTATGGAAAAATTAATAATAAGAAGTGAGGAATTAGTAGGAAAGCCTGCTTCTATAATGAATAAAGATGAAAAAATAAAGGCTATAAAATTTTTAAATGACTCTGGAGTATTTTTGATAACTAAATCTGGAGATAAAGTATCTAATCATTTTGGAATAAGTAAATTCACTCTATATAACTATATAGATTCAAAAAAGGAGGATATAAATGAGTGA
- the ssnA gene encoding putative aminohydrolase SsnA produces the protein MLLIGGGKLITRDPAKPFIEDGAVLCDGRLIKEIGTTSDLKAKYKDAEYIDAKGSIIMPAFINVHEHIYSAMARGFSINGYNPKGFLEILDGMWWTIDRNLTLEQTKQSAMATYIESIKSGVTTVFDHHASFGHIEGSLFAIEEAAKTMGVRSCLCYEVSDRDGEAKSKVSVKENLDFIKHAMADKTDMIKGMMGMHASFTISDKTMEACMKDLPEGIGCHIHVAEGIEDLHACLKEHGKRIVDRLYDFKVLGPKTILVHCIYINPHEMDLIKETDTMTSHNPESNMGNACGCPPTMELMKKGILTGLGTDGYTHDMTESYKVANVLHKHSLCDPNAAWGEIPTMLFENNAKMANRYFDTPLGVLKEGAAADVIIVDYKNYTELSDKNINGHILFGMNGGHVNTTVCNGEVLMRDRKLTKIDEEAAYAKIREEADKLWKQINK, from the coding sequence ATGTTATTAATAGGTGGGGGAAAATTAATTACTAGAGATCCTGCTAAGCCATTCATTGAAGATGGTGCAGTTCTTTGTGATGGTAGATTAATTAAAGAAATAGGTACAACTTCAGATTTGAAGGCAAAATATAAAGATGCTGAGTATATAGATGCTAAAGGAAGCATTATTATGCCAGCTTTCATAAATGTACATGAACATATTTACTCTGCTATGGCTAGAGGTTTCAGCATTAATGGTTATAATCCTAAAGGCTTTTTAGAGATATTAGACGGTATGTGGTGGACTATAGATAGAAATCTTACTTTAGAACAAACTAAACAAAGTGCTATGGCTACTTATATTGAATCTATTAAAAGCGGTGTTACTACTGTATTTGATCACCATGCTAGTTTCGGTCATATAGAAGGTTCTTTATTTGCTATAGAAGAAGCTGCTAAGACTATGGGTGTTCGTTCTTGTTTATGTTATGAAGTTTCTGATAGAGACGGAGAGGCTAAATCTAAAGTTTCAGTTAAAGAAAATCTTGATTTTATTAAACATGCTATGGCTGATAAAACTGATATGATCAAAGGTATGATGGGAATGCATGCTTCTTTCACTATTTCTGATAAAACTATGGAAGCTTGTATGAAAGATTTACCTGAAGGTATAGGCTGCCATATTCACGTTGCTGAAGGTATAGAAGATTTACATGCTTGTTTGAAAGAACATGGTAAAAGAATAGTTGACAGACTTTATGATTTCAAAGTTTTAGGTCCTAAAACTATACTTGTACACTGTATATATATTAATCCTCATGAAATGGATTTAATCAAAGAAACAGATACTATGACTTCTCATAACCCTGAATCTAATATGGGTAATGCTTGCGGCTGTCCTCCTACAATGGAATTAATGAAAAAAGGAATATTAACAGGTTTAGGTACTGACGGATATACTCATGATATGACAGAATCATACAAAGTGGCTAATGTACTTCATAAACATAGTCTTTGTGATCCAAATGCTGCTTGGGGTGAAATACCTACAATGTTATTTGAAAATAATGCTAAAATGGCTAATCGTTATTTCGATACTCCGCTTGGCGTACTTAAAGAAGGTGCTGCTGCTGATGTTATCATTGTAGATTATAAAAACTATACAGAATTAAGTGATAAAAATATCAATGGACATATATTATTCGGTATGAACGGCGGACATGTTAATACTACTGTTTGTAACGGTGAAGTATTGATGAGAGATAGAAAACTTACTAAGATTGATGAAGAAGCCGCTTATGCTAAGATAAGAGAAGAAGCTGATAAGCTTTGGAAACAAATTAATAAATAA